A window of Flavobacteriales bacterium contains these coding sequences:
- a CDS encoding LapA family protein, translated as MKDYWEKLSFTQKLNHIFWGVVGLLILIFALLNWKVFELNLIFGTVPVPVTILILVSMFGGYGYAKIFGFIKSRKKDKEISYLEGEVAALREKVRRPDPVSKPTESPGKTEPTKEIEE; from the coding sequence TTGAAAGATTACTGGGAGAAATTAAGCTTTACGCAGAAGTTGAATCACATATTTTGGGGTGTGGTTGGTTTGTTGATTTTAATTTTCGCTTTACTTAATTGGAAAGTGTTTGAATTAAATTTAATATTTGGAACTGTACCAGTGCCAGTGACGATTTTAATCCTAGTTAGTATGTTTGGTGGGTATGGTTATGCCAAGATCTTTGGATTTATTAAATCCCGAAAAAAGGATAAAGAAATCAGTTATTTGGAAGGCGAAGTGGCAGCATTACGTGAAAAGGTTAGAAGACCAGACCCTGTTTCAAAACCCACTGAATCACCGGGAAAAACGGAGCCTACCAAGGAAATAGAAGAATAA